The following proteins are encoded in a genomic region of Sulfurimonas sp. HSL3-7:
- the cbiB gene encoding adenosylcobinamide-phosphate synthase CbiB: protein MSNLLVAFLAYLIDRRFGEFAYIKHPVIVIGELISWFEEKFYKESVWRGGLLLLFTLTVVGIFAFALSRFLAYLPLLLNLAASALIASMFLAHRMLYDTVLAVIESEEPTAALRMLVSRDTETLSESEINKAAVETYAENLSDGVIAPLFYLLLFGLPGIILYKSVNTLDSMVGYRTERYEKFGKASAKLDDLLNYIPARLTALLIMFLSQTRPLLGFYQNGRLHDSPNAGHPITAMALALGLTLGGDTRYFGVLKKKAAFGSGSESITKEDVRKALAMREKIDRFVLFLLGIGAIIALALSTL from the coding sequence ATGAGTAACCTTCTCGTCGCCTTTCTCGCCTACCTGATCGACCGGCGTTTCGGGGAGTTCGCCTACATCAAGCACCCTGTCATCGTCATCGGCGAACTGATCAGCTGGTTCGAAGAGAAGTTTTACAAGGAGAGCGTATGGCGCGGGGGGCTGCTGCTGCTCTTCACCCTCACCGTCGTGGGCATCTTCGCCTTTGCCCTGAGCCGCTTTCTTGCCTATCTTCCCCTGCTGCTCAACCTCGCCGCCTCCGCCCTCATCGCCTCAATGTTTCTGGCCCACCGCATGCTCTATGACACTGTGCTGGCCGTCATCGAGAGCGAAGAGCCCACAGCGGCGCTCCGTATGCTGGTGAGCCGCGACACCGAGACGCTGAGCGAAAGCGAGATCAACAAGGCTGCTGTCGAGACCTACGCCGAGAACCTCAGCGACGGGGTGATCGCCCCGCTCTTTTACCTGCTGCTCTTCGGGCTCCCCGGCATCATCCTCTACAAGAGCGTCAACACCCTCGACTCGATGGTCGGCTACCGAACGGAACGCTACGAAAAGTTCGGCAAAGCAAGCGCGAAGCTCGACGACCTGCTCAACTATATCCCGGCCCGACTGACGGCGCTGCTGATCATGTTCCTCAGCCAGACAAGACCGCTGCTGGGCTTCTATCAAAACGGCCGCCTGCACGATAGCCCCAACGCCGGCCACCCCATCACCGCCATGGCCCTCGCCCTCGGCCTCACGCTCGGCGGCGACACCCGCTACTTCGGCGTACTGAAAAAAAAGGCCGCTTTCGGCAGCGGCAGCGAAAGTATCACTAAAGAAGATGTACGCAAAGCCTTGGCCATGCGAGAGAAGATCGACCGCTTCGTGCTCTTTCTTCTTGGAATTGGTGCCATTATCGCTCTTGCATTAAGCACACTATAA